A stretch of DNA from Fibrobacter sp. UWB13:
CGATGACGCAAATCTTGTCCGGGTGCATAATGCCCGAGGGAATAAGGTGGAAGACGAACTTCTTGTCGCCAACTTCCACAGTGTGACCGGCATTAGCGCCGCCCTGGAAACGCACGATGATATCTGCATCGAGCGTTAAGAAATCTACAACCTTGGCTTTTCCTTCGTCGCCCCACTGGGAGCCGATAACAACACGATTTGCCATAAATCCTTCGTTTTATTTCTTTGATAACCGAAACGGTTTCCCCAAGGTACTTCCCTGGAGCCCTTTTTCGCCATAAAGATAGTAAGAGCAACCATAAAAAGCGAACTTTACGCCCAAAATTAGCCCACAATTTACCCCTAAAAACGAGGTCAAATCAAGGCGTTTTACTTTTGCGCGCTCCCGTAAAATACAAATTTCTTATCTTTACGCTATGCCTGAAGAAATTAAATCGCAAATTAAGAGACTTGCGCCGCTCCTCGAAGAAGATTCTGACGTTTTCCGCGAACTCACAACATTCTTTGGCAAGAATGCCAAAATCGAGATGCACCACGGCGACCTTTCCAAGTTCCTTCAGGACAACAGAACGTTCGAAGTCGTGCGCGTGAGCGGCAAGAGCTACAAGGACTGCGTTTACGAGCTTGTGGACAACTATCCCGAAATGATGGATGCAATCGGCATGTTGCGCTACTACAAGGCGCCCGCCGGGAACATCAAGTGGGAAGAGGTCGAAGCCGCCGAAATTGCGATGGGCAATGAACTCACGATGAACGCCTACGGATGGGCACCAGACGCCTGGACAATTTTCGAAAACAACGCATTCGACGAAGCCACCGCGCCAGAAGACAAAAAAGGCGACTACAGCCTTGTGGCCATCGTCGCGCTAGATTCGCTGCTTTAGTGCTGTATAAACTTGAAGAACGTGACGCCGGGGACTTTGCGGGTCTGCAAGTATTCGGCGAGCGGGACTTCGACAACCAGCTTCCTTTGCGATGACGCATGGCGCAGTATCGGCTTTTGCCCCGGATTGAAAATTACAAATCCCGTGTGCGTAAGGTCAATCTTGTCCGACGTTCCGACAATTCCCACGCCAAGAACCTTCATTGCACCCTTGTACGTTTTCTTCGCCATTTCAATCGCCTTGTCCAAAGGCATGTAGCGCACAGTGACAGGCGTTTCCTTGCCCGTGTATTTCAGGTTATGGTTGCTGAAGAATTCCCTCTTGGGCATCGTGCGTTCGACAGAAACTTCATTTTCCATCGGGATGACCTTGGCATACTTGCCTTCGCCAATCCAGTCGTCGAGCAGGTAGTGTTTGCGATTGAGGTAACTCACCTTGCCACCTTTGTAGCGGAGGCGTTGCAACTGGCGATACAGAGACTTTTCGCTCTTGGCCATCGCAAGGGCAACAACATGTTCCAAGTACGTCACGCAATCGACAGAGTCCAGATAAACTAGCGGCTTATCTTCCACCGTGTCCAAATGGCCTTCGCCCATCGGGCCTAACTTATAAGGCGTCCCAATCAGTATTCTGGAGAAGTGGTCCAAACGCTTGTTGAGCCCGCTTATGCCTTGGGCATCGAGCCAAAGCGTTTTCATTTTCAAAAGCGAATTGTTATTGTTATTCGTGTAATTGATAAGGCGCATCCAAAGTGTATCAAGAACATCCTTGCTCTTGTAATCAGGATTGGTATTCGTGCCGTTCAAGTACATCGTTGCGGCAAGCGTATCGCCATCCATCGTGTAGATGTAGCCGACCAATGCATGGACTTCTGCAATATAGCCCGTCTTGAATCGCGTGAGCCACGGGGCTTCAAAATCGACCATACGCTTAGCACCAGAACCTACACCTGGACTTGCAAAACTATTGATGTAATATTCATGTTTCGGATGACGAGCCATCTTCGCCAACATTCTTGCAACAGTCGAAGGTTTGACCTTATTTTCGGGGGAAAGTCCACTGCCATCCCAAACATCAAAATCAGACGGCTTAATGCCCATATCCTGGAGGAACCTGCGTTCCGCCTTGCGACCGCCTTCAACACTGCCCTCGCCTGCAATTTGCGCCCCGAGATTTCTCAATAGAGTTTCGGCATGGAAGTTCTGGCTGCGCTGATTGATTTCGTCAAGGATACTCAAGAGAGGCGCCGCCGAATACGAGAACTTTTTCAGTTCAGTATTGGAAGCAATCGTTGCATCTTCTTTAAAGACAACGCCACGGTTCTTAAGCGCGTACATGAACGCTGCCCTGAAATATCCAATCGGATTGCGGATCGGGAGCACCATACTTGCAGAATCAATATCTTCGCCGATCGTCCCGCCAAGCGTAATGATAGACTTGTCCGGATCAATCGCATACACCCACTTTTTCTTGAGGCCTTTAACCGTCTTTAAGTTGTTTACAACCTTGACGTAGCCCACATCGGGCTGTATCGAAACGACAGCCGTATCGCCACGGAAGTATCCCGGCCAAAAACGAATCGTCACGCAGTTGTCGTTAAAACCTAGCGGACCAATTTCAGCCCCATACCAGGAATCATAAAAGTTTCTACGCCAATTTTCGGCTTTCCACGGACCAGTGTAATAACTCGTATCCAAGTCAATCCGCCCGACAATCGTGTCAATGCCCATCGCACGGATGGAATCCGCCATGTTATTCAAGACATAAAAAGGATCGTCGTAATATCTCGCCGAAATGTTCGGGTCGCCCTCGCCACGGATTTTTAGCGAGCCCGTCAGCGTGTGCCTTTTGGCATTGACATCGCCAAGCACAGTCATTTCAGTTTTCGGTTCGTAATCGAGAGGCAAAAAATGAATCGCGGCAGCCGTTGTCAAAGTCTTGAGCGTACTTGCCGGCGTGAAGAACTCATTGCCATTCACGTTGCCGATTTCCTTGCCCATCTTGACAGAGCGCAACGACATTCCAAAACGCGATCCCGGCAAAAGCGAATCAACGTAACTTTTATAGGAAGCCACGTTCACGTGAGCAAACAACGACGACGCCAAAAAAGGCAACAGCAAAGAAGTAACTTTAAACAACTTTTTCATTGGCTAGAATCACTTTTTTCTTCTTCTAAAGCAAGCGACAATTACGCAAACCACCAAAAAACCGGCACCAAGAGAGGCGAGCAAGTATTTGGAAGAAACAAGCCAGCTCTTAAATTCATCTGCCGACGGGAGCTCACTCCGACCAATGATATTGGCAGAGCTTTTCGGATAAATTTCCCTATAATCCTGCAAAAAGATGTGCTGAGCCCAGTGCATCCTTTCAGAGCCATTCAAGCTATCGGGATAATTCAAAATCTCATTGATTTTGGCATTAGCTTCATAGACCATCTGCGCAAGGGCGGCGCTGCGTTTTTTACGATGCTTCGTATTTTTAAACAATGCCCCCATGTTGTTCGAAAGATTGATCAGGATTTTTTCGACTTCGCCCCACTCCGGGATATTCGGGAAGCTACGGCTGTGCTCGAGTTCTGCGACAAGCTTGGAATAACGCGAATCGCGATTCCAGATATGGAGAATGCTACGGTCCGCAGGCAAGAACCCGACCTGACGCGAGAAAGCATCAATGTTATCGGCTCGGAGCATGTAAGCAAGCAACTGTTCGGCAAGCGCATACTTGGACGTATCCTTCTTGTTGCCAAGCGCCAAGTGGCTACCGCCCATGAACGAGAATTTTCCATGCGGACCCGCCGGGAGTTCCAAGACCTTGATGCCATCCTTTGCAATCGCAGAATTGGCAAGGCCACCGGCTTCTTCCGGATATTCCAGCTGCTTGATCAGTTCCGATGTTCCATAGTGGATTACGCGTTCCGAACGCACAAAGCCTTCGGCATTGTCCGATGAGTTTTCAAACAAGCTATGAGGCGCCATCTGGGCATCGCCCATGATATTGGCATAAAGTGCAAGCCCGACAAGCGTGTTTGAATCCAGGAGTGCGCTGCGATAACCCTTGCCAGCGGGCACTACGAAATCTCCACCATGGCTCCAGACAAACGGCGCCATGCACTGCTGACCCGCCCAGTCATCTTTTCCTGGAAGCGTAAACGGCGTCACCTTGACGCCTACTTCTGTCGTCAAATCCGAACTAGCAATCGTCTTCAAGACACCAAGCACATGCGCATACGATTCAAAATCGGAATCGTCTAAACCGAGTTCGCGCCAAATGCGTTCGTTGACGAAAAAGCCGCGAACATCGATAAACCAAGGCACCGC
This window harbors:
- the dacB gene encoding D-alanyl-D-alanine carboxypeptidase/D-alanyl-D-alanine-endopeptidase, with amino-acid sequence MKKLFKVTSLLLPFLASSLFAHVNVASYKSYVDSLLPGSRFGMSLRSVKMGKEIGNVNGNEFFTPASTLKTLTTAAAIHFLPLDYEPKTEMTVLGDVNAKRHTLTGSLKIRGEGDPNISARYYDDPFYVLNNMADSIRAMGIDTIVGRIDLDTSYYTGPWKAENWRRNFYDSWYGAEIGPLGFNDNCVTIRFWPGYFRGDTAVVSIQPDVGYVKVVNNLKTVKGLKKKWVYAIDPDKSIITLGGTIGEDIDSASMVLPIRNPIGYFRAAFMYALKNRGVVFKEDATIASNTELKKFSYSAAPLLSILDEINQRSQNFHAETLLRNLGAQIAGEGSVEGGRKAERRFLQDMGIKPSDFDVWDGSGLSPENKVKPSTVARMLAKMARHPKHEYYINSFASPGVGSGAKRMVDFEAPWLTRFKTGYIAEVHALVGYIYTMDGDTLAATMYLNGTNTNPDYKSKDVLDTLWMRLINYTNNNNNSLLKMKTLWLDAQGISGLNKRLDHFSRILIGTPYKLGPMGEGHLDTVEDKPLVYLDSVDCVTYLEHVVALAMAKSEKSLYRQLQRLRYKGGKVSYLNRKHYLLDDWIGEGKYAKVIPMENEVSVERTMPKREFFSNHNLKYTGKETPVTVRYMPLDKAIEMAKKTYKGAMKVLGVGIVGTSDKIDLTHTGFVIFNPGQKPILRHASSQRKLVVEVPLAEYLQTRKVPGVTFFKFIQH
- a CDS encoding extracellular solute-binding protein; translation: MISLVSKILATSYARLAICAGLVFGAFAAPAAAATSADTLSIWVMDNGLGSKNAMKRLVKKFYRETGIPVKLTSLSWGEAFRKITFTFADSNDVAPDVIQLGSTWVPHFAAAGTIRPIDNMISIIDTARFLGEGLRSSHIAGRPETYAVPWFIDVRGFFVNERIWRELGLDDSDFESYAHVLGVLKTIASSDLTTEVGVKVTPFTLPGKDDWAGQQCMAPFVWSHGGDFVVPAGKGYRSALLDSNTLVGLALYANIMGDAQMAPHSLFENSSDNAEGFVRSERVIHYGTSELIKQLEYPEEAGGLANSAIAKDGIKVLELPAGPHGKFSFMGGSHLALGNKKDTSKYALAEQLLAYMLRADNIDAFSRQVGFLPADRSILHIWNRDSRYSKLVAELEHSRSFPNIPEWGEVEKILINLSNNMGALFKNTKHRKKRSAALAQMVYEANAKINEILNYPDSLNGSERMHWAQHIFLQDYREIYPKSSANIIGRSELPSADEFKSWLVSSKYLLASLGAGFLVVCVIVACFRRRKK